The stretch of DNA GTTCGCGTTCGTCGACGATCTCCAGCCGCAGGGCGCGGGTCTGCTCGTCCTCGCCCCAGCGCCTGGTGAACACGGCCAGCCGGGCCAGTGCCTTGTCATAGGCGCGCGCACGCCGCAGTTTCTTGATGGCGCCGCTGGCATCGGCCCAGGCGCTGGCGCGCTGCTCGGCGCGGGTGCAGTCCGCGGACGCCTTGTTGAGCGACTGCTGCACCTGGCGCAGCTGTTCGGGCGTGGCGCGGGTGTTGCGCAGGGCGATCAGTTCGTCCTGGGCGTCGCGCGCCTTGCAATCGACCGCCAGCGCCACCGCCCGCTCCATGCGCCGCTCGATACGGCTGCCCTCGGGACGTACCGCCATCCAGATCAGCCACAAGGCCAGCAGCGCGGCGATCCACCAGCGCAGCCGGATCGGGGCGCGCCGCGGCGGCGCCGCTCCCGCCGCCGCTCCCGCCGCGGCACGGCCGACGCTGGGCGGCGGCGGGATGCCGCGTCCGGCCTGCGGCTGCGCTGGCGGCTGCGCCGGCCGCTGGGCTTGCGGCTGCGCTGGCGTCCCTGCCCCCATCGCCGCAGCGGCCGCCGGGTTCGGGAGCGGCGGCGCGGTCGGCGCCGGCGTCGGGGCGGCCGTCGGGGCCGGCGGCGGTGCGGCCGTCGGCGCCGCCGCCGGCGGTTTGGCCAGCACCGGCGCCATGGGCTGGGCGGCCTGCTGCGCCGTGCCGCACCATGGACAGAAATTCACCCGCCTCGGCATCAGGCGCCCGCAGTGCGGGCCGATGCAGCGGTAGACCGCGTCGTCTTGCACCATGCCGTCCTTCATTCGGGGTCCGGAATGCCGTCGCTCCTGCCCGGAACGTCGTCCGGGTCGGGAATAGCATCGCCCAGCAGCGCCGCCAGTTCCGGCAGCGCGCCGACCGTGCTCCACTTGTCCAGCCTCGGGTTCCAGGCCATGTTCCAGGCGCGCGTCGCGCCGTCGATCTCGCCGCGCGCCGCCTGGCGCGCGATCTCGTCGATGGTAAAGGGGCCGCGCTGGGCGCTCTGCACGAACAGCTTGTAGCGCGGCCCGTCCGCCAGCGTGCCGCCATGCACCGCCGGCGCGGCCTTGGCCAGCGCCACCGGCGCCGCGGCGCGCCCCTGCAGCACCGCGCTGGCATGCGCGTCGCTGTGCAGGTACTGCGGCAGGATCACGCGCTTGTCCACCGGCCGCTCGACTTCCCAGCTGTAGGCGTCGCTGGCGGAATCCGGCACCGCCTCGGTCCACCCCTGGATGCCGGCGAGCGCGGTCTCGATCTGGCTGGGCGACAGCGTCGGGTCGAGCGCGGCGGCGCGCCGGATCCACCCGTCGTACAGGCGCCGCGCCGTGATGTTCGGCAGCGAGGGCGACGGCAGCTGGGCGCCGGTCTCGTCCACCTCCAGGCGCGGCTCGTAGACGCGCAGCTGGTAGTAGCGCATCAGGGCCGCCAGCAGCACCAGTTGATGCGGCCCCACGTTGGCCAGGCGCTGGCGCACGGCGCCAATCACCCCGTCGCGGTAGTACGGCGGCAGCCCATTGGAACGGACCGCGAACTCGTTGCCGATCTGGAGCCACTCGCCTGAACCCGGTTCGACCTCGAACAGGTACTGGCCGCGCGGCTGGAAGCTGGCCTCGCGGTCGCCCAGGTCGGCCTTGCGGCGGATGACGCCGAGCGCGATCGCCTGCAGGAACCACTCGTAGTCGTCGGCCAGGCGGTTCAGTTCATCCATCGAAGGCGAGAGCGGATGGCGAAAGCGCGTGGCGTCGAAGTGCAGGTGGGTCGGGATCTTGGGGTTCTCGATCTGGTACGAGGCGCGCCAGGTCGGCAGGCCGCGCAGCACGGTCATCGGGTAGCCCGACAGCTCGATGTAGCACACCGCCTTGCCGGAAATCCCCGTGTTGACGACCGACAGCAGGTCGCCGTGGAAGTAGCCGGTGGGTACGGCGGCGCGCAGCTCGCCCTCCATCTTGCGCCAGGCGCTCACGTCGCCGACGCCGATGAAGCACTTGAACTGGTCGGCATTCGGCGTGAATTCGGCCGAGAAGCGCGCGTTCACCCAGGGCATGGCGCTGCGGATCCACTCGGCGAATACGCGCTGGCGTTCCTGCGGGCTCATGCTGGACAAGCGCTCCAGCAGCGGATCGACCGGCTCCGGCTGCTCCAGCTCCTGGGTCGACAGCTGCAGCTGGGCGCGGCGGAACAGCTTGAGCAGCAGGTCGGCGCGCAGGCGTTCGTCGCCCAGTTGCGGGAACAGGCGCGCCGAGCCGCCGAATTCCAGCAGCACTTCCTCGCTCCAGCTGCTGACGTCGCTGCTGAGCCTTACCGGCGGCGGCAGCGTATCGCTGGCCAGCTTGATGTAGGTGGCGTGCTCCTGGCGCGCATCGGCGCGCAGTTGGCTGATGCGCTGGTCGGCGGCCGCCAGCATGGCCCCGACCATCCGCCGGCCTTCCTGGAATTCGCCGGCGATGCCGGTCCACTGGGCATTGCCGTGCTCGTCGGGCGCCTGCGGCTCGCCCAGCCAGGCCGACATGTTGCGCATCACCTCGATCGACTGGTTGGCGGCGACCGCCAGCAGGTGGAAGCGCAGATAGTCGGCGATGTCGCGCTTGAGGTGGTTCATGACTTCGCGCGCCTGCGGCTCCTTGCCGAACAGGCGGCCGGCGGCCTGCGACAGGTTGTTCAGCGATTCCTCCACCTGGCGCGTGCGCAGCGCGTCGCGGATGTCGCGGTAGCGGCGGCCATTGCGCTCGGCATTGGCGATGTCGCGCTGCGACAGGCGCGCCTTGACCTGCTCCAGCAGCGACAGCACGAATTCCAGGCCGCCCTGCTTGCGGTCGTCCAGCAGGGCATACAGGCGCTCGCGCACGCGGGTCTTCTGGCGCGCCGTGACCTCGCCCGTGTGGCGCTTGATGCGGTCTTCGCTGGTCTCGGCGGTGGCGCCGGCCTCGCGGATGGCGTCGCGCTCCAGCTGCGGCAGGAGTTCGGCCACCTTCTCGCGCCACTGGCGGATGTCGTAGGAGGCCATGATGCGGTCGACTTCCAGCTGCACCTTGCTCTCGACGCGCTCGAGCAGCAGGCGCCCGTCCTTGTCCAGCAGGAGGGTGCCGGTGAGCGCATATTCCGGGAAGGGCGTGACGTCCACGGTGCCCTTGCGGAAATCCGGGAAGATGTCGAAGGGGCGCTCGGCCATGTCCATCTGCTCGCGCATGAAGCTGTCGCGCTCCTGGTCGCCGGCGCGCCGCGCATTGCCGTCGCTCCCGGCGAGACCAAAGAAGGCCTTCACCATCAGCCCGGCTAGCTCGTAGGCGCGGATGTCGTCGCGCAGGCTCTGCTGGGTGTCGAGCACGGCCTGGCCGAAGGCCGAGTACACCTTCGAGTAGGACAGGCGCATGTCGCCGAAGCGCTGCTCGGGCACGCGCGGGTTGTAGGGGCCCAGCTTGTGCTGCTGCTGGTTGACCGCCACCGAGCGCTTGCGGTTGGCGAAATCGGCCGACGCGAAATCTTCGAACAGGGTGTCGGCCACCATCTGGTACACGTCCTTCACGTCCAGCGTGGCCTTGTTGGCGAGGTTGGCGGTGTCGACGAAGTACACGTCGTCGTAGGGCGCGCCGCGGCCCGTGATGCTGTCCGGGTCCATCCAGTGGACCTGCGCGTTCATGTCGCGCATCGCGGTCTCCAGCTCCATCAGGGTGGCGTAGGCATTGGCCTCGGTGCGCTCCTTGTTGGCCTTGGCGAAGCCGCCCGGCATCAGGAGCACCAGGTCGACCTGGCTGTCCGATACTTCCTGACGCGCGATGGCTTTCGACAGCCAGCCCAGGTCCAGCACGCTGCCGGCGCCGGTGCCGCCGGCGCAGGAGGCAATGACGACGATGCGGAACTTCGAGGTGTCGACCTGCAGGCCGAGGCGCTGGTAGTTCTCCTTGCGCTCGATGCCGGCATTGCTGCCCAGGGAATTCAGTGCGCCCTTGATGCGTCCCCTCAGCTTGGGGTACTTGTCGAACAGGTAGAGCCGCGCCAGGGCGCGGATCTGGCCCGCCCCTTTCGAGGGGTCGATGCCGAGCGAACGCAGCTTTTTCGGGCGCAGCGGCATCCAGCTTTCGATCAAGGGGAAGCGCGCCAGGCTGTCGTCGGACTCGTGGTACTGCGGCAGGTCGAGCGGTTCGACCAGACGCTCTTCGTCGGTCAGCTTGACCAGTTCGTACCAGGGATCGGTGCGCTGCGACTTGCCTTCGTCGATGATCGCGTTATTGTCCAGGTCGAAGTGCAGGAAGCGCGCCACCGGGAAGTCGGCGATCGACTCCACGCGCGTGGGGTTGTGCCGGTTCCAGACCGCCGACAGGATGCGGCGGCGGATGCGCATCATGACTTCCATGCCGGTGCCGCCGGCGCCGATGAACAGCGTCGGGCGCAGGTCGACTTTTAACTCTGCCTTGGCGTTCAGGGCTGCTGGGTTGGGAAAATCTGCCATGTCGTTCTCTTTGCTCAGTGTGATGCTGTTACCTGCGGCCGATGAACAGGGCCGCGACCAGCGCCACCAGGCCCACCGCCACCAGGGGGCCGGTGACGGCGAAGGTCAGGAATTTGCTGGCATTGATGATGGCCAGGACCGCCGCGGCCGACAGGAAACCCAGGCCGACGAACAGCAGCCAGCCGGCGCTGCCCGCCGAGGAAGGCGCGACGCGCCGCACCACCAGGTGGTGCACGTAGGCGTTGCGCACGAAGAAGTACACCACCAGCAGGATCACGAACACCACCGCGCCGATCGCCAGGTCGCGCGTCGAGGTGTCGGTGGCTGCTACCGGCGCGCTGGTGGTCCCGGGCACCACCTCGATCGGACGGTTGGCAGTGTCCGGCTGGGTCTGGGGCAGCGTGTCCTGGGGCGCAGCCGAATCCTCGGGCAGCTTGAAGCCGGGATCAGCGGGCGTCGGGGCGCTGGGTGCGTGGGTGCCTTGCATGGTGAATCCTTTCTTCTTGTTTATTGTTAAAAACTAGATCAACGTCCGAGCCGGACCTGCGCTCCCTCACGCAGGTCGAGCAACTGGTGGCCGAACAAGGTCGTCTTGAGCATCGCCACCTGGGCGCCGGCCTTGTCGTAGATCGGTTGCGTGGTGCCGGGGCGGGCGCGCATGGTGCGCAGCTCGTCCTCGACCGTGACCTGGGCCACGCGCGGCCGGCCGTAGGCCCAGGCGGCGGCGCCGGCCGCGGCCAGCAAGGCTGCGGCCAGGCCGCCGAGGGCCGCCAGCGGCCCCATGCCGTAGTGGACCCGCACTTCGAGCGGCAGCACCGCGGTCGATGCCCGCACGGTCGCGGGCGGCGTGAAGATGTCGGGCAGCGGGTCGCCCGGGAACAGCGCCGCCATGCGCTCGCGGAAGTCCTGCGACAAGGCGAGGCGCTGGTTCGCCAGGTGCAGCTCGATGCGGCCCGGCAGCACGTAGGCCGATCCGGCCGACTTGAGCGCCGCCATCGACCATTTGTCGGGCAGCTGCGCCACCGGCAGCTGCATCGTCGAGCCGAGCGGCAGCGGCTTGCCCGGCGCCAGGTTCTCCACCCGGCTGCTGGCCAGCCGGATGGGGCGGTCCTCGCCGCCGAGCATCGAGCGCGCGCCCAGCGTGGCCGAGACGATGGTGTACGGGTACATCGCATTCTCGAGATTCCAACGCACGCTGGCCCTGGGGGTGCGCGCATCCGGGTCGACGTCGGCGCGCAGGGCGCCGCCCGGCGCCTGCGAGAACGATACGCCCGGCGCATCTTCCACCTGGGCCGGGCTGAGTCGCACGGTGTCGCGGTCGAGGGGTTTCAGGCGCGCCGGCTGCTCGGTGATCACGCGGGCGATGCGGCCGGAGACCAGCAGGCCGTCGAGCGCGCGGCTGCCCTCCTTGCCGACCGCGAAGGCATACACCATCAGGCCGTTGGCCTGGTAGTGCTTGCCCTGGACCGGCATGCGCAGCGGGAAAGCCACCACCTTGTCGATCGCCTCTCCCTTGTGGATCAGCGCATAGAATTCGCGGTTGCGCGCGGCCGTGGCCTGGTCGTTGTTCGGGCTGTTGCGGTTATTGGTCACCAGCCAGACGATGCCCGGCTTGCCGTTCAATGCCATCGTGATGGCCGCCCGCACGGCTTCGCCGAGGTCGGTGTCGGCCAACGCGTTGCTGTTCGGCTTGCGCGCGGTATCCAGGTCCGCCAGCGCGCCGTTCACCCGGCTGCGTACCGGCTTGTCGTCGGCCTTGAGCGACAGCAGCGCTTTCGGTGAGGGCGCGCCGGGCCGCGACTGGTTGAAAGCGGCCAGCACCAGCGCGTCGCCGGGCTGCACGACGGCGCCCGCCAGCGCGCCGACGAGCGGCTTGAACTGGCTCTTCGGATCGCTGTAGAAGGGCTCCATCCAGCCCGAGTTCTGCACCAGGAGAATGTGCGACGTCGCATGCGGCGTCGCCCATGCGCCCGCCATGACGAACAGCGCCGCCAGCGCGGCAAGACCATGCTTGATCAGCGCCCTCATGCCGGCTCTTCCAGGCGCCAGCCGCGCATCGCATTCCAGTCCGGATGGTGCAGCCACAGGCAGCCGTCGTAGACAAACGGCACGCACTCGAGTGGACGCGACAGGCGCACCACTTCGTCGAGGATCACGTTGCGGCGGCCGATCCATTCGACCGTGGTGCGGGCGATCGTGCGCGCTTCCAGCGCATCCTCGGCGCGGCCGGTGTATTTGTGCATGCGCAGCACCAGGCCGCTCGGCTGGCTGCGGTTGTTGTTGAAGGCACGCAGCAGCGGCAGCACCAGGGTCTCGTCCTGGTTCAGGTCTTCCACGTGTTCGCCCGACCAGGGTTCGTCGAGCACCGGGTGGCCGCGCCGGAACAGGAAGTTGGCGAAGCCCAGGCGCGCACCGTCGATCGGCGCCGTCTCGGGCCGCTCGCTGCCGAGTTCGAGGAAGGAATAGCCATGGCCGTCATGGCCGATGTGCCACAGGCGGCCGTCGCGGCTCTGGGTCGGCCCGCCGAAGGCCAGGCGCGGCTGCCAGCCCGGCGGCCAGGGCGTGAACAGCGGCGGCTCGCCCGGACGCCAGGCCAGTTGTCCCTGCTCGTGCAGCCAGAACAGGCGGCCGTCATAGCCGATCGGGCGCGACCAGCCGCTGGCGGGAACGTCGGGACAGGCGAACTCCTCGACCGCATCAAGATCGATGCGCGCGCTCCAAAGACGTACCAGTCGGCCGAACTGCGCCTCCGGCGCCACCAGGCAGGCGACGTGGCGGCGCATGGCGCCGGGGGCCGCGACGACCGGCGCCTGCAGCACCGGTTCGAGCCGGTAGCTTTCGCTGACGGGATTGATCCACAGGCGTTGCAGGCCCGCATTGGTCGGCACGATGGCGACCTCGCCGCGGCGCGGCTCCAGCACCGGCAGCCATGCGTAGCTGGACGCCGTGAAGGCCAGGCTGGCCGCGCCGTCGTCCGGCGCCATCACGTGCCACAGGCCGGCCACCGGATCCCAGTACTGCAGCACGCCGCGGGTGTGCGCCAGCGCCAGCAGGCGCTGCTCGGGAAAGCCGTAATGGGCGGCGGCGAACACGCAGTAGGCGTTGGGCGGCGCCGGCATGCTCAGGTCGCAGCGGCCCGAATGCGGCGCGGCCGGACGCTCTTCCAGGCTGTCGCCGAGCGGCAGCGACGTGACCGGCAGGCCATGCGGCACGTGGCGCGGCAGCATGGCGTCGGCGCCCGGGCCCCACCAGCCGGGCTGGCGCGAGGGCGTGCCGGGCAGGCGCTGCAAGGGCTTGCCGCAGTTGGGGCAGAACACGAAACCTTCGGGATAGATGGGCGCGCAGCCGCAGCTGGCCGGCAGCGAGGCGCCGAGCAGGCGGGCAACGTCGGGCATGCGGCCGGGCGCATGGGCCTGCCAGTCGATGCGGCCCAGCCCTTCGCTGGCCAGCAAGGCAAACTGCCCGCGCTCGTCCTCCTGCCAGACACTGGCAGGCGTTTCCCATCGGTATGTCATTCTCGCCTTTTCGCCAAAATAATTGATCAACATCTAGCTTGGAGAAGCTGTTGTTGTTGCTCAAATCATAGCGCCGGCCACTGCCGCGCGGCGCGCCGTACACGGGGTAGCACGCCCTGCTACCGGAAGGATCAATAGGCGGGCCTAAAACGGGCTGAAGTACGGAACTTTTGGCCAACGTACGTATAATGGCGCCGATTTCGCATTCATTTCCCTCGAACATGCATACCACAGCCCCGTCCGACGTCCTCCTGCAGGACGCACTCCCCGCACACGCCGTCGACACCGCCAGCGCGCACCTGCGCGACATCCTCGCGGTCGCGCTCGAACACGGCCCCGGGCAGCGTGCGCTGGTCGTGCATGACGGGCGCACGCCCCTGTCGCGCGCCCTGACCGAGGGCTACCGCCGCAACCTGCCCGAGGCGCGCTTCATCGACTTCGACGGCGCCACGCCCGAGGCCGTGCTGGCCGCCTTCCGCGCGATGGCGCCGAAGGACCTGGTGGTGCTGGTGCAGTCGACCAACTTCCGCCTGGACGGCTTCCGCATCCGGGTCGAGCTGTTCAAGCTGGGGCTGAAAGTGATCGAGCATGTGCACCTGTCGCGCATGCCGGGCCCGCAGTCGGAGCACTACATCGAAGCGCTGGCCTACGATCCGGCCTACTTCCGCGGCACCGGGCGCGCCTTGAAAGCGCGGATCGACGCAGCGCCGCACGGGCGGGTCGAGGGCGGCGGCGAGACCCTGCATTTTAGTTCGGCTTTCGAGCCGGCCAAGCTGAACGTGGGCGACTACAGCGAGATGCATAACGTCGGCGGCCAGTTCCCGATCGGCGAGGTGTTCACCGAGGCGCTCGACCTGGAGGCGGTGCACGGCCGGGTGCAGGTGCACGTCTTCGGCGACACCAGTTACCGCTCCAACCGTCCGGAGTTGCCGGTGACCCTGATCGTCGAGCGCGGGCGCGTGGTCGGCACGGAAAACGCGACCCCCGCCTTCCAGGAAGTGCTGGATAAAATCACCGCCGACGAAGGCGAAGTCTGGGTGCGCGAGCTGGGCTTCGGGCTGAACCGCGCTTTCACGCGCACGCGCCGCGTGGACGACATCGGCACCTACGAGCGCATGTGCGGCATCCACCTGTCGCTCGGCGCCAAGCATGGCGTGTATCCGAAGCCCGGTTTCAAGCGCAAGGATGCGCGCTACCACATCGACGTCTTCGCGGTGACGGATGCGGTCTACCTGGGCGAGGAACGTGTTTACGCAGAAGAGCAGTGGATTTGTAACAACTAGTTTTTCTTCGTACCACAAGTGCTACCATGGCTCGTTTGCAACCGTTTCGTAGGGCGTTCCATGGCAGCACATGCACCAAGCTGCGTCGACGAGATCCAGGCCATCGGCGCGGTGCCGAAGATCCTGGAAACCGTCGCCGCGATGACCGGCCTGCGCTTCGTGTGCATCGCCCACGTCACCCCGGATTCCTGGACCGCCTGCGCGGTGCTCGACAAGCTCGAATTCGGCCTCAAGCCGGGCGACCCGCTCGACGTCACCACCACCCTGTGCGAGGAAGTGCGCGATAGCGGCGCCGCCGTGATCATCGACCACGTCCGCGAGAGCGACCAGTACCGCGACCACCACACCCCGCGTATCTACGGCTTCCAGAGCTACTTCTCGATTCCCGTCTTCCGTCCCGACGGCCAGTATTTCGGCACCCTGTGCGGACTCGACCCGGAACCGGCGCGCCTGACCGATGCCGTCACCGTCTCGACCCTGCACCTGTTCACCGAACTGATCGCCAAGCAGCTGGAAAGCGAGCGCTCGCTGGGCGAAGCGCGCGCCGCCCTGCTGGACGAGCGCGAGACGGCCGAGCTGCGCGAACAGTTCATCGCCGTGCTCGGACACGACCTGCGCACGCCGCTCGGGTCCGTGCTGTCGGCCAGCGAGATCCTGCTATTGAAGCACCAGGACCCGTCGACCCGCCAGGTGGTCGAACGCATCCGCCGCAGCACCCGCCGC from Massilia varians encodes:
- a CDS encoding GAF domain-containing sensor histidine kinase yields the protein MAAHAPSCVDEIQAIGAVPKILETVAAMTGLRFVCIAHVTPDSWTACAVLDKLEFGLKPGDPLDVTTTLCEEVRDSGAAVIIDHVRESDQYRDHHTPRIYGFQSYFSIPVFRPDGQYFGTLCGLDPEPARLTDAVTVSTLHLFTELIAKQLESERSLGEARAALLDERETAELREQFIAVLGHDLRTPLGSVLSASEILLLKHQDPSTRQVVERIRRSTRRMAALVEDVVDFTRGRMGSGIALDLRPVKGADLRLYDVVDELSGLYPERTIDTAIQPGMSLHCDPERLAQLLSNLLKNALVHGSERHPVFVVAHVREGRFTLRVTNGGPDLSPAVIAQLLKPYWRAASRAGSEGLGLGLYIVDQIARGHGGTVEVSSSAGSTSFTFTMAAEAPA
- a CDS encoding tubulin-like doman-containing protein produces the protein MADFPNPAALNAKAELKVDLRPTLFIGAGGTGMEVMMRIRRRILSAVWNRHNPTRVESIADFPVARFLHFDLDNNAIIDEGKSQRTDPWYELVKLTDEERLVEPLDLPQYHESDDSLARFPLIESWMPLRPKKLRSLGIDPSKGAGQIRALARLYLFDKYPKLRGRIKGALNSLGSNAGIERKENYQRLGLQVDTSKFRIVVIASCAGGTGAGSVLDLGWLSKAIARQEVSDSQVDLVLLMPGGFAKANKERTEANAYATLMELETAMRDMNAQVHWMDPDSITGRGAPYDDVYFVDTANLANKATLDVKDVYQMVADTLFEDFASADFANRKRSVAVNQQQHKLGPYNPRVPEQRFGDMRLSYSKVYSAFGQAVLDTQQSLRDDIRAYELAGLMVKAFFGLAGSDGNARRAGDQERDSFMREQMDMAERPFDIFPDFRKGTVDVTPFPEYALTGTLLLDKDGRLLLERVESKVQLEVDRIMASYDIRQWREKVAELLPQLERDAIREAGATAETSEDRIKRHTGEVTARQKTRVRERLYALLDDRKQGGLEFVLSLLEQVKARLSQRDIANAERNGRRYRDIRDALRTRQVEESLNNLSQAAGRLFGKEPQAREVMNHLKRDIADYLRFHLLAVAANQSIEVMRNMSAWLGEPQAPDEHGNAQWTGIAGEFQEGRRMVGAMLAAADQRISQLRADARQEHATYIKLASDTLPPPVRLSSDVSSWSEEVLLEFGGSARLFPQLGDERLRADLLLKLFRRAQLQLSTQELEQPEPVDPLLERLSSMSPQERQRVFAEWIRSAMPWVNARFSAEFTPNADQFKCFIGVGDVSAWRKMEGELRAAVPTGYFHGDLLSVVNTGISGKAVCYIELSGYPMTVLRGLPTWRASYQIENPKIPTHLHFDATRFRHPLSPSMDELNRLADDYEWFLQAIALGVIRRKADLGDREASFQPRGQYLFEVEPGSGEWLQIGNEFAVRSNGLPPYYRDGVIGAVRQRLANVGPHQLVLLAALMRYYQLRVYEPRLEVDETGAQLPSPSLPNITARRLYDGWIRRAAALDPTLSPSQIETALAGIQGWTEAVPDSASDAYSWEVERPVDKRVILPQYLHSDAHASAVLQGRAAAPVALAKAAPAVHGGTLADGPRYKLFVQSAQRGPFTIDEIARQAARGEIDGATRAWNMAWNPRLDKWSTVGALPELAALLGDAIPDPDDVPGRSDGIPDPE
- a CDS encoding zinc ribbon domain-containing protein, yielding MVQDDAVYRCIGPHCGRLMPRRVNFCPWCGTAQQAAQPMAPVLAKPPAAAPTAAPPPAPTAAPTPAPTAPPLPNPAAAAAMGAGTPAQPQAQRPAQPPAQPQAGRGIPPPPSVGRAAAGAAAGAAPPRRAPIRLRWWIAALLALWLIWMAVRPEGSRIERRMERAVALAVDCKARDAQDELIALRNTRATPEQLRQVQQSLNKASADCTRAEQRASAWADASGAIKKLRRARAYDKALARLAVFTRRWGEDEQTRALRLEIVDEREHPLADPTRNE